Within the Beduinella massiliensis genome, the region ATTCATTCCCAACTATCTGGGAATCGTGCTCGCCAATGCGCTACGCGCCATCGGCGACATGCGTACGCCCATGCTGTTGACCGCCGCCTCTAATGTTCTCAATGTGATCGGAAATACCCTGTTAATTTTCCCTTCACGTACGGTACAAATCGGTTCCCTGTCCCTGTACGTGTGGGGTGCAGGCCTCGGCGTTCGAGGGGCAGCCATCTCCACCGCCATTTCCACGGCGCTGTCGGGTCTGTTGATGCTGCTCTGCCTCATGCGACGCAGGCGGCGCATAAGGCTGCGTGGGAAATACATGCGTCCGCAGCGCGATCTGCTCGTCCGAATGTTTCGCGTAGGCGTTCCCGCAGCGCTGGAGCGTGTCGCCATCAACGTAGGTCAGATTCTCTTTGCGCGTATGGTAGCCTCCTTTGGCACCGCGCAACTGGCGGCGCATCACCTGGCGATTACGGTTGAATCCCTCGGCTACATGCCAGGCTTCGGCATCCAGGCGGCGGCGACGGCGTTGGTAGGGCAGTCTCTCGGCGCGCGGGATACGATTCGCGCTGAACGCTACGGACGCATCTGCAACCGTCTGGGTATCCTCTGCATGTGCGCAGCCAGCGCGCTCATGGTCATCTTCGCTTATCCGCTCATGTCTCTCTTCACGCGCGATCCACAGGTACGGCAAATCGGCGCAAGGCTGCTCTATTTCTGCGCGGCAGAGGAACCCTTCTTCGGTGTGGCCATCGTAATGAGCGGCGCGCTGCGCGGAGCAGGGGATACCCGCGTGCCCTTCTACATATCGCTTTGCACGATGTGGTGTGTGCGTCTGGTGGTCGCCTATGTATTTGGCATCGCGCTGGGGCTGGGGATTTATGGCGCATGGGCAGGCATGGTGGCTGATCTCGCCGTGCGCGGGATATGGCTGTACATCCGATTTGCGA harbors:
- a CDS encoding MATE family efflux transporter, with amino-acid sequence MRNTNTAKNRAQEEGGQLREVVRLAAPAITENLLVTLVQYVDTAMVGSLGAVATAAVAVNASPMWLLGGIMTSVGVGGMALASRFFGAGEYDDAERVCGQMATCALALSAFFMLVVWLIAGRLPAWMGAETEVQPLSADYIRIVALGFIPNYLGIVLANALRAIGDMRTPMLLTAASNVLNVIGNTLLIFPSRTVQIGSLSLYVWGAGLGVRGAAISTAISTALSGLLMLLCLMRRRRRIRLRGKYMRPQRDLLVRMFRVGVPAALERVAINVGQILFARMVASFGTAQLAAHHLAITVESLGYMPGFGIQAAATALVGQSLGARDTIRAERYGRICNRLGILCMCAASALMVIFAYPLMSLFTRDPQVRQIGARLLYFCAAEEPFFGVAIVMSGALRGAGDTRVPFYISLCTMWCVRLVVAYVFGIALGLGIYGAWAGMVADLAVRGIWLYIRFAKGKWKTLSV